One Acinetobacter pullicarnis genomic region harbors:
- a CDS encoding alkane 1-monooxygenase: MNASNTQLTAPPDQSTGLALDKKRYLWLISPALPLIGIVTLVGYQFAPRPFKKAWALTGPILLHVIIPVVDHIVGQDQNNPTATQIKLLEQDPYYARLVKAFIPLQYAANIYAGYIVSQKTTSLLDKILLGISMGAINGIAINTAHELSHKPDRLNHLLSHLALIPTGYNHFRIEHPYGHHKRAGTPEDPASSRMGESYYQFWPRTVLGSLKSAIAIETHRLQRKAKSFWSKENELLLGWGMASVFHLTMLAQFGRGIMPYLATQAFYGLSLFELINYIEHYGLLRQRKDNGQYERMMPQHSWNNNNIVTNLFLYQLQRHSDHHAFPNRAFQALRHFDEAPQLPSGYASMLLPALIPSLWFYIMDPLVYRHYQGDLNKANIDPKRRAKIFSQFAVIDRLIRKDAGNVGVVVD, from the coding sequence ATGAATGCATCAAATACTCAATTGACTGCACCACCAGATCAGTCTACTGGCTTGGCTTTGGATAAAAAGCGCTATTTATGGCTGATTAGCCCAGCATTGCCTTTGATTGGGATTGTAACCTTAGTTGGCTATCAGTTTGCACCTCGACCATTCAAAAAAGCGTGGGCGCTGACAGGCCCAATTCTATTGCACGTGATCATTCCTGTTGTTGACCATATCGTGGGTCAAGATCAAAATAATCCCACAGCAACTCAGATTAAACTGTTAGAACAGGATCCATATTATGCAAGGCTGGTAAAAGCTTTTATTCCACTGCAATACGCAGCAAATATTTATGCTGGTTATATTGTGAGTCAAAAAACCACTTCATTGCTTGATAAAATATTATTGGGAATCAGCATGGGGGCGATTAATGGGATTGCGATTAATACAGCGCATGAACTCAGTCATAAACCAGACCGTCTTAATCATCTGTTATCGCATTTAGCGCTTATTCCAACGGGATATAACCATTTCCGGATTGAACACCCATATGGGCATCATAAACGTGCAGGGACACCGGAAGATCCAGCCTCATCAAGAATGGGGGAGAGTTACTATCAGTTTTGGCCGCGAACTGTATTGGGTTCGTTAAAATCAGCAATCGCAATTGAAACACATCGGCTGCAACGTAAAGCCAAAAGCTTTTGGTCTAAAGAGAATGAATTGCTACTGGGCTGGGGCATGGCGAGCGTTTTTCATTTAACCATGTTGGCTCAGTTTGGTAGGGGAATCATGCCGTATTTAGCGACACAGGCATTTTATGGGCTGAGTTTATTTGAGTTGATTAATTATATTGAGCACTATGGTTTGTTGCGTCAGAGAAAGGACAATGGCCAATATGAACGAATGATGCCGCAGCATAGTTGGAACAATAATAATATCGTGACCAATTTATTTCTTTACCAGTTACAGCGCCATTCAGATCATCATGCATTTCCAAACAGAGCATTTCAGGCATTAAGACATTTTGATGAGGCGCCCCAATTACCCAGTGGTTATGCCAGTATGTTGTTGCCGGCATTAATTCCATCACTTTGGTTTTATATTATGGATCCATTGGTTTATCGGCATTATCAGGGAGATTTAAATAAAGCCAATATTGACCCGAAAAGACGCGCTAAGATTTTCAGTCAATTCGCTGTGATTGATAGGTTGATAAGAAAGGATGCGGGTAATGTGGGCGTAGTTGTCGATTAA
- a CDS encoding YbgF trimerization domain-containing protein, with protein MLKQHLAFSIALLSSATLYAIPIESRELSQPGNFTTIENSASPISGNMNWDLMQKNQQLENQIRELRGKIEEQDHLLDQMNKELNSRYTDLDQRLELLQQKIDPESQHTDEETSNESGTPATTPSDSNTTTNSATPAAPKTNNPAAANTNTSNAVELEKAAYTVALDAYKKGGAKQAIAPMTNFIKSYPNSVYTGNAYFWLAEFNLAIDPPNYNEAKKNYETVAAKFPDSAKAPRALYQLYSIAKDVNKNAATAKVFKDKLLTTYPKSEEAGYFKK; from the coding sequence ATGCTCAAACAGCATCTGGCATTTTCTATCGCATTACTGAGTTCAGCAACCTTATACGCGATTCCAATTGAATCTCGCGAGCTTAGCCAACCAGGAAACTTTACGACCATCGAAAATAGTGCATCGCCTATTTCAGGGAATATGAACTGGGATTTAATGCAAAAGAATCAACAGTTAGAAAATCAAATTCGAGAACTACGCGGTAAAATAGAAGAGCAAGATCACCTGCTTGATCAAATGAATAAAGAACTCAATAGTCGTTATACCGACTTAGATCAACGTCTTGAGTTATTGCAACAGAAAATTGATCCTGAATCGCAGCACACTGATGAAGAAACATCGAATGAATCTGGTACGCCTGCCACAACCCCATCTGATAGCAATACAACCACTAACAGCGCCACTCCTGCCGCACCCAAAACCAACAACCCAGCAGCGGCAAACACCAATACCAGTAACGCAGTCGAACTAGAAAAAGCGGCCTACACAGTCGCTTTAGATGCCTATAAAAAAGGTGGTGCCAAACAAGCAATTGCACCGATGACCAACTTTATTAAAAGTTATCCAAACAGCGTCTACACAGGCAATGCTTATTTCTGGTTAGCTGAGTTTAATCTTGCAATTGATCCGCCGAATTACAACGAAGCCAAGAAAAACTATGAAACTGTCGCTGCAAAATTCCCCGATTCAGCCAAAGCGCCCCGCGCGCTGTATCAACTTTATAGCATTGCAAAAGATGTAAATAAAAATGCCGCTACAGCGAAAGTCTTTAAAGATAAACTATTAACGACCTATCCAAAGTCTGAAGAAGCAGGTTATTTCAAAAAATAA
- a CDS encoding IS3 family transposase (programmed frameshift) translates to MKKQRRVFSAEFKLEAASLVLDQGYSILQACRSLDVGETALRRWVDQLQFERTGETPTMNALTPEQQKIQALEARIHQLEQEKSIPKKGYCSLNVRRIQTYALIDHLREFSPVNLVCRAFGILRSSYYRHHCVKKRVNHNRLLLKAHVIKAFKQSRGALGSRGIRDTLRNQSIGIGRYLVRKLMQEAGLISKQLKTHRYKKLESEHLDIPNVLSREFKPTEPNKVWTGDITYIWTGKGWSYLAIVLDLYARRVVGWSFSKRPDKELVIRALDEAWHRRGKPSGVIFHSDQGSQYNSILFRQKLDLYQIDQSMSRKGNCWDNTPTERLFRSLKTEWIPRLGYHSIIEAKMDIGLYLMNYYNQIRPHQFNGGISPEAAENKLKTVSSIC, encoded by the exons ATGAAAAAACAACGTCGTGTATTTAGTGCAGAATTTAAGCTTGAAGCTGCTAGTTTAGTGCTGGATCAAGGTTATTCCATTCTTCAAGCTTGTCGATCCTTGGATGTGGGCGAAACTGCTCTTCGACGGTGGGTCGATCAACTGCAATTTGAGCGTACAGGAGAAACACCAACAATGAATGCGCTTACTCCTGAGCAGCAAAAAATTCAGGCTCTAGAAGCACGTATTCACCAGCTTGAACAGGAAAAATCAATTC CTAAAAAAGGCTACTGCTCTCTTAATGTCAGACGAATTCAAACGTATGCGCTGATAGACCACCTGAGAGAGTTTAGTCCTGTTAATCTGGTCTGTCGTGCTTTTGGTATTTTACGTTCAAGCTATTACCGTCATCATTGCGTTAAAAAGCGCGTAAATCATAATCGCTTGCTATTAAAAGCACATGTGATTAAGGCATTCAAACAAAGCCGTGGTGCATTGGGTAGCCGAGGGATTCGAGATACTTTGCGTAATCAAAGTATTGGTATAGGACGCTATCTAGTGCGTAAGTTGATGCAGGAAGCTGGACTCATTTCGAAACAGCTTAAGACACACCGATACAAGAAGCTAGAAAGCGAACATCTGGATATTCCTAACGTCCTAAGTCGAGAGTTTAAACCAACCGAACCGAATAAAGTTTGGACCGGTGATATCACTTATATCTGGACAGGGAAAGGCTGGTCATATTTAGCCATAGTATTAGATTTATATGCTCGTAGAGTTGTTGGGTGGTCTTTCTCTAAAAGGCCAGATAAAGAATTAGTTATTCGAGCATTGGATGAAGCATGGCATCGTAGAGGAAAGCCAAGCGGAGTTATATTTCATAGTGATCAAGGGAGCCAATACAATAGTATTTTGTTTAGGCAGAAACTTGATCTTTATCAAATAGATCAAAGTATGTCGCGCAAAGGAAACTGTTGGGATAATACACCAACAGAAAGATTATTTAGAAGCTTGAAAACCGAGTGGATTCCACGATTGGGATATCACTCGATTATTGAGGCAAAGATGGATATAGGTCTGTACCTCATGAACTATTACAACCAAATTAGACCACATCAGTTTAATGGTGGTATTAGTCCTGAGGCAGCAGAAAATAAACTTAAAACTGTGTCCAGTATTTGTTGA